Proteins from a genomic interval of Pseudophryne corroboree isolate aPseCor3 chromosome 4, aPseCor3.hap2, whole genome shotgun sequence:
- the LOC134911413 gene encoding uncharacterized protein LOC134911413, whose translation MQPLSQGMSPPAPVSTPPQQSTPPPQHSPTTPVTQGPDQVFWTIWARQQATNEDCLRRQTQMFASLPCHLRRISRNLSRQNKQTTRIGNTMELMRTDITQVMGNLQRIMEEQHRLMEEQHRQQQSYMNIFQNNQKINESLFRIVDNQNVATRELNATLTNLNETLRSMHQQQTSSSSGTTTPNITPVSSPPRRYTRAQQHDSAKGKGQDKQPPKKT comes from the coding sequence atgcagccattaagccaaggaatgagccccccagcacctgtgagtacaccaccacagcaaagcacaccaccaccacaacacagcccaacaacaccagtaacacaaggccctgatcaggtgttttggaccatttgggctagacagcaggccactaatgaagattgcctgcgtaggcagacacaaatgtttgcaagcctaccatgtcacctcagaagaatatcacgaaatctgagtagacaaaataaacaaacaaccagaattggcaataccatggaactcatgcgtacagacattacacaggtcatgggcaacttacagcgcataatggaagaacagcacagactaatggaagaacagcacagacaacagcaaagttatatgaacatttttcaaaacaatcaaaagattaatgaaagtttattccgaattgtagacaatcaaaatgttgctacacgtgaactcaatgccaccctcactaacctgaatgaaacactcagatccatgcaccaacagcaaacaagcagcagttctggtacgactactccaaatatcacgccagtctcatcaccaccaagacgctacaCCAGAGCacaacaacatgacagtgctaaaggcaaagggcaggacaagcagccacccaaaaaaacatga